In Podarcis raffonei isolate rPodRaf1 chromosome 8, rPodRaf1.pri, whole genome shotgun sequence, the genomic window ccctaaacagggctgccttcagatgtcttttaaaagtcaggtagttgtttatttccttgacatctgatgggagggcgttccacagggcgggcaccactaccgagaaggccctcggcctggttccctgtagcttcacttctcgcagggagggaagcaccagaaggcccttggagctggacctcagtgtccgggctggacgatgggggtggaggcactcctttaggtatactgggcagaggccatttagccaaacacatacataagtacgTATATAAGCCATATGTCTGAAATAGTGCAGGAGAGCAATTCTGAAgcatattgatagtgtgctcagcttaacagatacttgccagactgtatttgaaAAGGGAGATGTAAGCCCCTACAATCCAAAGACcaactggattcccccccccgcccccatatttccttcctccttgcagggaAATATTTAAGGAtgtagcctaggacttgccaatcagaaggtcggtggttcaaatcccagcaatgaggtgagctcccgttgctcagtccctgctccttccaacctagcagttgcagGAGACACTAAGGAACATACATAAAAGGACCAGTATGCTATGTTCTAGAGCGAAGTCTACAGGAAATGCCAACattctgttataagaattttaaggtcttatatataaaaattaaatgttcataaatgtatagACCACATGTCAGAgacccacagaaaaagtcctgaaaccatttgtctcttccaaattgacctcaaatatttctctgcaaggtggaAAGAAATgggaagcctccccattgtctctttgctcacaaatcctatCTCAAGGGCATggttaagatatgaatagggcgagcctgtgacctggattcaataATTGAGTATTTATCAAAGCaaaagagtggccaggaagcccaggtaatccaatcaggtaacCTTGCAGCCAGGATAAAAAcaaggcactcagatttctgttgtagtctgCGCCTTCTCTGATGTACATACGAtgtattggggggtggtcttgggcttcAGGGTGGGCAgctcaaaagtctatataagggcttacacacctttgtcctgggtcctcctcctctctcctgcgtgtggggaagcaccctgttgcaacagctttaatgaagatcaggcttactagctgccttgcttctcaatattctctggttagcctctgttattttctcctaccgatggagaacctacaagggACTCTGTAAGGGTTCTTGTGTAACCAATAAGGGAAAGGAAGcagtttttgtttacaacaattcACTTACTGCCAGGAGTTTTTTCAGATGCCGTGTTCTAACTCAAGTAAGCAAGGGCCACTACATCAAACCTCTGCAAGGCTCTACACGCTGAGGATGCCAGAACCTCTGTTCAAACAGCCACACACTTTGTTGCTGGGCAACAGCCCTTGGTGAGATGGAATGCACGGCCACCGTGCCAAGATTCTAGGAGAGACAGTGTGTCATAGTAGACTTGGACCTGGGATAGCAGGGTTAAaagccccactcagccaggagactccctgggtgacctcgggctagTCTCTCACTTTCAGCCTAGCTGGCCTCACCAGATTCTTGTGAGGAGaagacaaggagaaggagaaatatggaccttaccttgagagagaaaggcaggatatacatgTCATAAACCACCAGTTGTGAAAAGCTGACCCATACCAGCTGCACAGTATTTCTTCCACAGGATTTTGTACTTGATAGTCCCCTATGCTAGACTGGGAATATCCCTTCCAACTTGCCTGCATTTAGACACAGCCATGAGATTGAAAGTGAAGTCAATTTGGGTTCAAGCAAGACCCGAGGCTTAATGGCTTTACTGAGGCCTCAGCAACAGACACTGGGGAAACAAGGAAAGGGTCTGATTTATATAAACCACAGCCATCCCCTGGCAACACTCACCTAGTGCATGACTGGCTGCATTGTGATGTGGACTCAGGCTCAGAGGAGACAGAAACCCGCCGGTGTTGGGGCTACCGCTACTACTCCGCCCCGCCGCAGCCGCCGCCTTGCCTCGTCTCCCGGCCCCTCCTCGCCGCCGCCCGCTGCCGGTCGCCGCCCGCCCCCGTCATGCCCGGCCCGGCCGCCGGGAGCCGGTCCCGCGTCTACGCCGAAGTCAACAGCTTGAGGAGTCGCGAGTACTGGGACTACGAGGCGCACGTCCCCACCTGGGGTAATCAAGACGATTATCAACTGGTTCGGAAACTCGGCTGGGGGAAATATAGTGAAGTCTTTGAGGCTATAAACATCACCAACAACGAACGAGTGGTTGTGAAAATTCTTAAGCCAGTGAAGGAAAAGAAGATAAAACGAGAAGTTAAGATTCTGGAGAACCTGCGAGGTGGAACAAACATCATTAAACTGATCGACACTGTCAAGGATCCAGTGTCAAAGACTCCAGCTCTAGTGTTTGAATACATCAATAATACAGATTTCAAGCAACTGTATCAGATCCTGACAGACTTTGATATTCGGTTTTATATGTATGAATTGCTCAAGGCCTTGGATTACTGTCACAGCATGGGAATCATGCACAGAGATGTCAAACCTCATAACGTCATGATAGACCACCAACAGAAAAAGTTGCGGCTCATAGACTGGGGCTTGGCAGAATTCTACCATCCAGCTCAGGAATACAACGTCCGTGCGGCCTCGAGGTACTTCAAAGGGCCAGAGCTCCTCGTTGACTACCAAATGTACGATTATAGCTTAGACATGTGGAGCTTAGGCTGTATGCTGGCCAGCATGATCTTCCGAAAAGAACCTTTCTTCCATGGTCAAGACAACTATGACCAGTTGGTTCGCATTGCAAAGGTTCTGGGTACAGATGAATTATATGGTTATAATCTCCAGGTGCACccgggagagactcctgccagaaaccctggagtgctgctgccagtcagtgtatgccATAGTCTATACCGACTAAGCAAGGGCCACTACAGCAAACCTCTGCAAGGCTCTACACGCTGAGGATGCCAGAACCTCTGTTCAAACAGCCACACACTTTGTTGCTGGGCAACAGCCCTTGGTGAGATGGAATGCACGGCCACCGTGCCAAGATTCTAGGAGAGACAGTGTGTCATAGTGGACCTGGACCTGGGATAGCAGGGTTAAaagccccactcagccaggagactccctgggtgacctcgggctagTCTCTCACTTTCAGCCTAGCTGGCCTCACCAGATTCTTGTGAGGAGaagacaaggagaaggagaaatatggaccttaccttgagagagaaaggcaggatatacatgTCATAAACCACCAGTTGTGAAAAGCTGACCCATACCAGCTGCACAGTATTTCTTCCACAGGATTTTGTACTTGATAGTCCCCTATGCTAGACTGGGAATATCCCTTCCAACTTGCCTGCATTTAGACACAGCCATGAGATTGAAAGTGAAGTCAATTTGGGTTCAAGCAAGACCCGAGGCTTAATGGCTTTACTGAGGCCTCAGCAACAGACACTGGGGAAACAGGGAAAGGGTCTGATTTATATAAACCACAGCCATCCCCTGGCAACACTCACCTAGTGCATGACTGGCTGCATTGTGATGTGGACTCAGGCTCAGAGGAGACAGAAAGCACCTGCTGAAGTCCCTGCaggcagcattggatacaaccctgtgttTTCAGCAGGGGCTTTAAAGTGCAGAAGGGACAAGAAGTTGAGCTTTTCTCCCAGAGGCAAGAAGACCCTTTTCAGTCCTGCTTCCCAGTGTGAACAGGATGGAAGACATTGGCAAAGACAACAATTATTTACGTTGGCTAAGCAGTCCCAATAGaagtacgcgggtggcgctgtggtctaaaccactgagcttagggcttgccaatcagaaggtcggcagtttgaatccccgcgacggggtgagctcccattgctcggtccctgctcctgccaacctagtagttcgaaagcacgtcaaagtgcaagtagataaataggtaccgctccagtgggaaggtaaacggcgggaaggtatttgtgtatgaatagagtgagcctgtgacctggagtcAGGAACccaaagtattaaccatcacaaaagaatagccaggctgccctggtaatgcaatcagtgaccgttatcaggtatcctggaagtcaggatttctgctggagactgcctcattctgtgatgtatgtatgatgttttggcgGGTGGTCTTGgcctacagggtgggcaatttcaaaagtttaTATAAGGGCTTACACACCATTGTTCAgtattctctcctccctcctgcgtgtggtgagtgaggaccctgttgcaacagtttaataaagatcaagcttactagctgctttgcttctcaatattctctggtttgcctctgttattttctcctaccgatagggaacccacttaaggactctgtacgggctcataagagaaagggagcagttttttcttataacagtggcctctccttccttggaggtttctaagcagaagttggatgtcCATCtaacagggattctttagctgtgattcctgcgctgcagggggttggactagatgacccccggggctCCCTTCTGACTCTAAAAATCAGCTAACATGGCCAACGGTCTGGTAGCCAACAGGCAGGGCCCTCTAGCAGCTGTTGGATTATTCCCATTCTAGCCCTAgtaattcattttatttctgttttatttattgctataCTGTATTTGTATCCCCTCTTTCCTCCAAGGTGGGCATATATGAGACTCCCCACCCCGTGTGCtctttagcctcacaacaaccctgcgaggtgcaTTGGgcagagagacagtgactggctcgaTGGTCAACCAAGGGCGCTTCAAGCCCACTGCTGTATTGTTATGTatcgagttgaataggatccaaaatgcagcagtcggattggtcctagaacaataggattcagaatgcagcagtctgattggtcctagaacaacaggattcagaatgcagcagtctgattggtcctagaacaataggatccaaaatgcagcagtcggattggtcctagaacaataggatccaaaatgcagcagtcggattggtcctagaacaataggattcagaatgcagcagtctgattggtcctagaacaataggatccaaaatgcagcagtcggagtggtcctagaacaataggattcagaatgcagcagcctgattggtcctagaacaataggatccaaaatgcagcagtctgattggtcctagaacaataggattcagaatgcagcagtctgattggtcctagaacaatgcagctgtataattggtccgcaggagccacccaacccagctccagatggaagtgaatccacaacctgattggcctacaggagaatcctggaattagccaatcacgtgcagcccatcgtgtaaataatgtatataaagcagatactctggggaactttcattcctcctcaccactatgagctgaataaagagcatgaaatcagctctcaactCCGAGCATATTTCATGTATTAACAGCATTGAAGTGATCTCCCTGGGCTGCAAGCCTGGGccgtgtgtctggaggtcctgggctgcccagttgacaagacaccccccccagcctctctgatgtggtccaaaggaaagcagagctcagcattgtttacaagggtcagcaaacttttccagcagggggctggtccactgtccctcagaccttctgggggggggggctggactatatttgggggggggaatgaatgaattcccatgccccacaaataacccagagatgcattttaaataaaaggacacattctactcatgtaaagtaaaggtaaagggacccctgaccattaggtccagttgtggccgactctggggttgcggtgctcatctcgctttattggccgaggtagccggcgtacagcttccgggtcatgtggccagcatgactaagttgcttctggcgaaccagagtagcacacagaaatgtcatttaccataccttcccaccagagtggtacctatttatctacttgcattttatctactgctaggttggcagaagcagggaccgaacaacgggagctccccctgtcagcggggattcgaaccgccaaccttctgatcggcaagtcctaggctctgtggtttaaccctcagcgccacccgcgtccctctactcatataaaaacacgctaatttccagaccatccgtggaccagatttagaaggcgattgggccagatccggcccccgggccttagtttgcctacccatggtttacactgaccagcagcagctctcccacctgaagatgctgaggatcaaacccatgacctttcTGCATACGTGGCAGCAatttaccactgagccacagctctcCCATCCTGTTTCATACCCAGAACATACAATCGAGTCGAGTACTTTATTGATAGACTTTAAAACttccccttaaaaaataaaaatccaatgaTAACTTTTAAAATGCAGACATACAGCTTCAGAGGAAAGGTTTCTTAAGCAGGGACCACAACCAGCATCCAAGATCCGTAGGGACACTGAGAGAACCCCAGGTGAGGTGGGTTCAAGCAGCTCAGCAACCCTTTCTTTCTCTTCGGGgtgttttcctcttcttctacggGAAGTTCGGGCCCACGATGACGCTGCTGTTGGCAAGCTTTCCATAGTCCACGCCATGCTCAAAATGGATGTGGCGGACTCCGCTGGGGTAGTTGCGGAAGATGTACACAGTCTGGAAAtttgggatggggagggagaaggagttttcaCCAGAGCACAGCAACAGGTGGGTGCAGCTGTATTGAAGTAGCACCGGGGGTCGGAATTTTGCGCCTCCTTCACAACTTTGCACTCGGGACAACTACCCctattgcccccaccccaccctcaagcTAGGCCACTGCTGAGCACAGAGTGCCGGATTTACagataagctatagcttagggccccactctcttgggttccccccaaaaaaattaaaggaaaaacaacaactggatgtacatttccaaaatataagataaaaaacaaataaaacctacatacagcaacagtgttttgtgttgtgcgggctcttatgatgtaagtaatgggccccgcctactagcctgctccctaaaatatcactggtttgctcatttctatatacagtggacgcttgggttgcgaacgtgatccgtgcaggatgcatgtttgcaacccgcatctgcacacgggcgggttgcgattcggcgcttctgcgcacgtgcaaagtgcaatttagtgcttctatGCATGCctgactgccaaaacccagaagtaacccgttctggtacttctgggttttggcggtctgtaacccaaaaaatgcaacctgaagtggttGTAACCCGAGGCATGACTGACTgtacagggtgcctacattctgcatggactggttgcatggcaacatgcagcatgcagactgcagtgcagcacagttgaatgtaggtcaagctgttgtacctgttatctgGTGTTATAGcaaatattcaacacaaaaaacagggacaatttgttgttgacaaaggaaagctggacatataaagggcccctttaccttcagtagcttagggcctcatcaaacccaaaTCCTGCCCTGGCTGAGTACTTCTCCTGCCTTAAATCCCGGATTTACCTTTTTCCAGTTCCTTGTGCCATCCTTGATTACCTCCCCATTCGAGATATAGCAGGTATAGAGGGCTTTAAAATCTTCAGCCAGCAGCTTCACGGTCAGTCTGTAGTTGTAACGAGGATTTGGGTAGAGGACATCAGACCTGTTGGGGAGAAGGGCACAAGGCAAAATCAAGCCAAGTGTAAAAAGTATCACGGCTgcccagtcactggcagaatAAAGACAATATCGTAATTGCTGCTTTATAGTGTGcagatgacaaacctagacagcatcttaaaaaccagagacatcaccttgccaacaaaggtccgtatagttaaagctatggttttcccagtagtgatgtatggaagtgagagctggaccataaaaaaggctgatcgccgaagaattgatgcttttgaattatgctgctggaggagactcttgagagtcccgtggactgcaaacctatccattctgaaggaaatcagccctgagtgctcactggaaggacagatcctgaagctgaggctccaatactttggccacctcatgagaagagaagactccctggagaagaccctgatgttgggaaagatggagggcacaaggagaaggggacgacagaggacaagatggtcggacagtgttctcgaagctaccagcatgagtttgaccaaactgcgggaggcagtggaagacaggagtgcctggcgtgctctggtctatggcgtcatgaagagttggacacgactaaacaacag contains:
- the LOC128420331 gene encoding casein kinase II subunit alpha'-like, with amino-acid sequence MPGPAAGSRSRVYAEVNSLRSREYWDYEAHVPTWGNQDDYQLVRKLGWGKYSEVFEAINITNNERVVVKILKPVKEKKIKREVKILENLRGGTNIIKLIDTVKDPVSKTPALVFEYINNTDFKQLYQILTDFDIRFYMYELLKALDYCHSMGIMHRDVKPHNVMIDHQQKKLRLIDWGLAEFYHPAQEYNVRAASRYFKGPELLVDYQMYDYSLDMWSLGCMLASMIFRKEPFFHGQDNYDQLVRIAKVLGTDELYGYNLQH